One genomic window of Halanaerobium saccharolyticum subsp. saccharolyticum DSM 6643 includes the following:
- a CDS encoding lysophospholipid acyltransferase family protein: MKDKISIFLYNIFRFLLQKLPAAAGRYLGKLIAYLAYFITPSRREHSRLNLKGALNLNDQESKELIKEVYENLGYNFAEFLMEDAFSQEDIDKMVDFNGLEHLDQALKEGNGVIIYTGHFGNWELLGAVLAIKGYPINSIARKQNNSLFDKKINEIRRGIGIGIIPKGLAVRQAFKKLKNKQIVAILGDQDARDHGWKLNFFGRDASTYAGAVQFAKRTGAPIVPMFFHRQAWLKHKLKVYEARKINKNASESELKEELQSLLNLTEKEIRENPADWMWLHKRWKTYS, encoded by the coding sequence ATGAAAGATAAAATTAGTATATTTTTATATAATATTTTTAGGTTTTTACTGCAAAAACTGCCAGCTGCAGCTGGGCGTTATTTAGGGAAATTAATTGCCTATCTAGCCTATTTTATTACTCCTTCGAGAAGAGAACATTCTCGGTTGAATTTAAAAGGAGCTTTAAATTTAAATGATCAAGAATCAAAAGAGTTAATCAAAGAGGTTTATGAAAATTTGGGTTATAATTTTGCCGAATTTTTAATGGAAGATGCTTTCAGCCAGGAAGATATAGACAAAATGGTTGATTTTAATGGCTTAGAGCATTTAGATCAAGCTTTAAAAGAAGGAAATGGAGTTATTATTTATACAGGTCATTTTGGTAATTGGGAGCTGCTGGGAGCAGTTTTAGCGATTAAAGGTTATCCAATTAATTCTATTGCACGGAAGCAGAATAATTCTCTATTTGATAAAAAAATAAATGAGATTAGACGTGGAATTGGAATTGGAATAATTCCTAAAGGTCTAGCAGTAAGACAGGCTTTTAAAAAGTTAAAAAACAAGCAAATCGTAGCTATTTTAGGTGATCAGGATGCTCGTGATCATGGTTGGAAACTAAATTTTTTTGGTAGAGATGCTTCTACATATGCTGGAGCAGTACAGTTTGCCAAAAGGACTGGAGCCCCAATTGTACCTATGTTTTTTCATCGTCAGGCCTGGTTAAAACACAAATTAAAAGTTTATGAAGCCAGAAAAATAAATAAAAACGCTTCTGAATCAGAATTAAAAGAAGAGTTACAATCTTTATTAAATTTGACCGAAAAAGAAATAAGGGAAAATCCTGCTGATTGGATGTGGCTGCATAAACGTTGGAAAACTTATAGTTGA
- a CDS encoding glycosyltransferase family 2 protein yields MMKKLSALVLTYNEQDQIADCLESINWIERIVVVDSFSNDQTKAICQQYDNVDFYENEFKDFAAQRNFGLNKIKTDWVFVIDADERATEELKAEIIATLNETEAKAEGYEIARKNYFLGKWIKYCGWYPDYTLRLFKSKYRYSGLVHESPQISGEIKKLENDFIHYTYQDLESYAAKMNQYTTLDAEKKYNAGKSVSISYILIRTFLEFIKKYLFKKGFLLGSQGLILSTLSSYYQFLKAIKLWELNNFGDDK; encoded by the coding sequence ATGATGAAAAAGCTGAGTGCTTTAGTCCTGACTTATAATGAGCAAGATCAGATTGCTGATTGTTTAGAAAGTATCAATTGGATCGAGCGGATTGTAGTTGTTGATTCTTTTAGTAATGATCAGACAAAAGCTATCTGTCAGCAGTATGACAATGTTGATTTTTATGAAAATGAATTCAAAGACTTTGCTGCTCAAAGAAACTTTGGTCTAAATAAAATCAAAACTGACTGGGTATTTGTTATTGATGCTGATGAAAGAGCTACTGAGGAATTAAAAGCAGAGATAATAGCAACCTTAAATGAAACTGAAGCTAAGGCTGAAGGATATGAAATAGCCCGTAAAAATTATTTTTTAGGTAAGTGGATTAAATACTGCGGCTGGTATCCTGATTATACTTTAAGACTATTTAAAAGCAAATATAGATATAGTGGTTTAGTCCATGAGTCTCCTCAAATAAGTGGTGAAATCAAAAAGCTAGAGAATGATTTTATTCATTATACCTATCAAGATTTAGAGAGTTATGCAGCTAAAATGAATCAATATACTACCCTTGATGCAGAAAAGAAATATAATGCTGGTAAATCAGTTAGTATTTCTTATATTTTAATCAGAACTTTTTTGGAATTTATAAAAAAATATTTATTCAAAAAAGGTTTTTTATTAGGTAGTCAGGGATTGATTTTATCTACTTTGTCATCTTATTATCAATTCTTAAAAGCAATTAAACTCTGGGAATTAAATAATTTTGGGGATGATAAATAA
- a CDS encoding O-antigen ligase family protein, with product MDIKKVISNKIDYCIIVSIYLTCFSIFISNAAINIGSILTILFWLIKIILKDKIISSYDFKGFLIPMSIFTLSIFISGLNNWNNEILSNKFMFSFLFFFIFINEIKNKKEVKIIISLLMASSIIASIYGLYQYYFLDYARIKAFSFSLTFGNLIAVMVTTMIIYIFWSDLNKRTKIILFLINFIFVLNLIFSKSRGAWLAFIVGIFVLGLIKSRKLIVLFLVFLTILFLVMPPQYTNRFKSSFDISYDFEENSSNAYRIAMWKTAIDIIKDNPVIGLGYDNYRTPLSDKYKVDEIKPKGYIHVHNTFLQFGSEIGLFGLFSFLYLMYFTLKKVIIFYKEESKINVKIFHLSTIIMIVIYLVQGLTQYNFGKTEPLSFFWVVIALSIVLKNSEYDELSNLSSKSV from the coding sequence TTGGATATTAAAAAGGTTATTTCAAATAAAATAGATTATTGTATTATAGTATCAATTTATCTGACTTGTTTTTCGATTTTCATTTCTAATGCAGCAATAAATATTGGATCAATACTAACTATTTTGTTTTGGTTAATAAAAATTATATTAAAAGATAAAATAATTAGTAGTTATGATTTTAAAGGTTTTTTAATACCTATGTCTATATTTACCCTTTCTATCTTTATTTCGGGATTAAATAACTGGAATAATGAGATTTTAAGTAATAAGTTCATGTTTTCTTTTTTGTTTTTCTTTATTTTTATAAATGAAATCAAGAATAAAAAGGAAGTTAAAATTATTATCTCATTATTAATGGCTTCATCGATTATTGCCTCAATTTATGGTTTATATCAATATTATTTTCTTGATTATGCTAGAATAAAAGCATTTTCATTTTCTTTAACTTTTGGTAATTTAATTGCAGTAATGGTTACAACTATGATTATTTATATTTTTTGGAGTGATTTAAATAAAAGAACTAAAATAATTTTATTTTTAATTAATTTTATTTTTGTTTTGAATTTAATTTTTTCCAAATCTAGGGGAGCATGGTTAGCATTTATAGTTGGTATTTTTGTGCTTGGATTAATCAAGAGCAGAAAATTGATAGTATTATTTTTAGTATTTTTAACTATATTGTTTTTGGTTATGCCACCACAATATACTAACAGGTTCAAAAGTAGTTTTGATATTAGTTATGATTTTGAAGAAAACAGTTCAAACGCTTATAGAATTGCAATGTGGAAAACAGCAATAGATATAATTAAAGATAACCCTGTAATTGGTCTAGGATATGATAATTATAGAACGCCCCTTTCTGATAAATATAAAGTTGATGAAATCAAACCAAAAGGTTATATTCATGTTCATAATACTTTTTTACAATTTGGTTCTGAAATTGGTCTTTTTGGTCTTTTCAGTTTTTTATATTTAATGTATTTTACATTAAAAAAGGTTATTATTTTTTACAAAGAAGAATCTAAAATTAATGTTAAAATATTTCATTTATCAACTATAATTATGATTGTCATTTATTTGGTTCAAGGTTTGACTCAATATAATTTTGGTAAAACTGAACCTTTAAGTTTTTTTTGGGTTGTTATTGCTTTAAGTATTGTATTAAAAAATTCAGAATATGATGAGTTATCAAATTTAAGTTCAAAATCAGTTTAG
- the waaF gene encoding lipopolysaccharide heptosyltransferase II: MKAVKRIIVVDLLYLGDLLFAHPFFEGLREMFPEARIDLVANSNFSEIMRANDNIDHVYSYNKNWTAARSYSFAKKLKMNNYHLGINIHGNWRTALLLKLISAEQSIGYGGKGRGVFLDEEVEKDISSHMIEFYLDFLEQMQQSQLLEQYFAENNELQNKIKLENSENKFPVLEFDDVYQQNADLKLKNIGLEDEEFIVLNTGGSWKTKRWPEEYFAEVADHLAVKGYKILFVGGASDTERVNYICNKIDNQKMIYNLSGKTSLLELAAILKKTQLMISGDTGPVHVAAAVGTNTAAIFGPSDEEMYAPRGQGKNILFKNVDLNCRPCGEHECPLDHFKCMRELSPKMIIQRLEAEGMI, from the coding sequence ATGAAAGCTGTTAAGAGAATAATAGTTGTTGACCTCTTATATCTGGGAGATTTATTATTTGCACATCCGTTTTTTGAAGGTTTAAGAGAAATGTTTCCAGAGGCCAGAATTGACCTGGTTGCAAATAGTAATTTTTCTGAGATAATGAGAGCTAATGATAATATAGATCATGTCTATAGTTATAATAAAAATTGGACTGCTGCCCGCTCCTATAGTTTTGCTAAAAAGCTGAAGATGAACAATTATCATCTGGGGATTAATATTCACGGGAACTGGCGTACCGCTTTACTTTTAAAATTAATTTCTGCTGAGCAGAGCATTGGCTATGGAGGAAAAGGTAGAGGGGTTTTCTTAGATGAAGAAGTGGAAAAAGATATTTCATCACATATGATAGAATTTTATTTAGATTTTTTAGAGCAGATGCAGCAGAGTCAGCTTTTAGAGCAATATTTTGCAGAAAATAATGAACTTCAGAATAAGATCAAATTAGAAAATAGTGAGAATAAGTTTCCTGTTTTAGAATTTGATGATGTTTATCAGCAAAATGCTGATCTTAAGCTGAAAAATATTGGCTTAGAAGATGAGGAGTTTATTGTTTTAAATACTGGTGGCAGCTGGAAAACTAAACGCTGGCCGGAAGAATATTTTGCAGAAGTTGCTGATCATTTAGCTGTGAAGGGTTATAAGATTCTTTTTGTGGGGGGAGCTTCTGATACAGAAAGAGTTAACTATATTTGTAATAAAATCGACAATCAAAAAATGATATATAATTTAAGTGGTAAAACATCGTTATTAGAGCTGGCTGCAATTCTGAAAAAGACACAACTTATGATTAGTGGTGATACTGGCCCGGTTCATGTGGCAGCTGCTGTTGGCACAAATACTGCTGCTATTTTTGGACCTTCTGATGAAGAAATGTATGCACCCAGAGGTCAGGGGAAGAATATTTTATTTAAAAATGTTGATTTAAATTGCCGCCCCTGTGGAGAACATGAGTGCCCACTTGATCATTTTAAGTGTATGAGAGAGTTGAGTCCTAAAATGATAATTCAAAGATTAGAAGCTGAGGGAATGATATGA
- a CDS encoding 3-deoxy-D-manno-octulosonic acid transferase, with protein sequence MYLIYNLLLSVLTVFLLPYYYFKSKKSGEKLNLKERFAFYDQNLDLLFPANQVIWIQAASAGETLAAQKLTSEIRKKYPEARIIFSTMTASGKSLAKKKIEGADLIIYLPFDLNWVVKKAVNKFKPDLFIMIETELWPNLIKALDQQGTQIMLASGRISDDSFGQYKILGSLLEDMLNRIDIFSMQHREAAEKINELGAAEDHICINGNLKYDLDLKPPTKEQYLAKKEMLKINDKTKVLVAGSTHQGEEEIILNLYQQLKAEFNQLKILIAPRYVERREELLSLCQDKEIAAVLYSELKRNEILLAEDTDIIIVDTMGELAQLYFYSDLVFIGGSLIDRGGHNVIEAAARAKVVLFGQSMYNFKEERDFLLENEVGFEVENSDDFFEKCYQLLANDEYRKQRAEKAAELIDKNRGSVRKQLQLIDVLLKQGEDYNAGE encoded by the coding sequence ATGTACTTGATTTATAATTTGCTTTTGTCTGTTTTAACAGTTTTTTTACTTCCCTATTACTATTTTAAGAGCAAAAAGAGTGGAGAAAAACTAAATTTAAAAGAACGTTTTGCTTTTTATGATCAAAATTTAGATCTTTTATTTCCAGCAAATCAGGTAATCTGGATTCAGGCTGCTTCTGCAGGGGAGACTCTAGCAGCTCAAAAACTAACTTCTGAGATTAGAAAAAAATATCCAGAAGCTAGAATTATATTTTCTACAATGACAGCAAGTGGGAAAAGCCTTGCCAAAAAGAAAATAGAAGGTGCTGATTTGATTATTTATCTGCCCTTTGATTTAAATTGGGTTGTAAAAAAAGCAGTTAATAAATTTAAGCCTGATTTATTTATTATGATTGAAACTGAACTCTGGCCAAACTTAATTAAAGCTTTGGATCAACAGGGAACGCAAATAATGCTTGCTAGTGGTAGAATTAGTGATGATTCTTTTGGACAATATAAAATTTTAGGTTCTCTTTTAGAAGATATGTTAAATAGAATAGATATTTTCAGTATGCAGCATCGAGAAGCTGCTGAAAAAATTAATGAGTTAGGTGCTGCCGAAGATCATATTTGTATTAATGGAAATTTAAAGTATGATCTAGATCTTAAGCCACCTACAAAAGAGCAATATCTGGCGAAAAAAGAGATGCTAAAAATAAATGATAAGACAAAGGTTTTAGTAGCTGGTAGTACTCATCAAGGTGAGGAAGAGATAATTTTAAATCTTTATCAGCAGTTAAAAGCAGAGTTTAATCAGCTGAAAATTTTAATTGCGCCTCGTTATGTTGAGCGCAGAGAGGAACTCTTAAGTCTCTGTCAGGATAAGGAAATAGCAGCTGTTTTGTATTCTGAACTTAAAAGAAATGAAATTTTGCTGGCAGAAGATACGGATATTATAATTGTTGATACCATGGGCGAGTTGGCCCAGCTTTATTTTTATTCAGATTTAGTTTTTATTGGGGGTTCTTTGATAGATCGGGGAGGCCATAATGTTATTGAGGCTGCAGCCAGAGCCAAAGTTGTTTTATTTGGTCAAAGCATGTACAATTTTAAAGAGGAGAGAGATTTTCTGCTTGAAAATGAAGTGGGTTTTGAAGTTGAAAATAGTGATGATTTTTTTGAAAAGTGTTATCAACTTCTGGCAAATGATGAGTATAGGAAGCAGAGAGCAGAAAAAGCGGCTGAGCTAATTGATAAAAATAGAGGTTCAGTGCGAAAACAACTGCAGCTGATAGATGTTTTATTAAAGCAGGGAGAAGATTATAATGCAGGAGAATAA
- a CDS encoding glycosyltransferase has protein sequence MKNIVFLNSCPVWGGGEKWTFTTAKILNNDPAFNIYIATGRDTELFKRAKEAGIKTSEVKVKSGITVLNPFKVKNFVSFLKDKKIDIMFSNMSQDLKFGGITGKLAGLERIIYRRGSAIPIKNRFYNKYLLTECVTDIIANSKSTKETILRNTSHWLNEGKIELIYNGIDLDKIDKGLENAVNLKQEFGIADDNIIIGNIGRLSYQKGHEFLIEAVELLKQEREDFVVLIIGDGEREEEIKKLVKEKKIEDHIVFTGFRDDVYSLLPGLDFLVHTARWEGFGFVIAEAMAAGLPVVSTDVSNISEIVVEGETGYLAEAGNSEDIAAKMLKMIEQKNKNNFGIRGREVIEENFTLEIMIERIKRFLEA, from the coding sequence ATGAAAAACATAGTTTTTCTAAACAGCTGTCCTGTCTGGGGTGGTGGTGAAAAATGGACCTTCACCACAGCTAAAATATTAAATAATGATCCAGCGTTTAATATTTATATTGCAACTGGCAGAGATACAGAACTATTTAAGAGGGCAAAAGAAGCCGGGATTAAAACCAGTGAAGTTAAAGTAAAAAGCGGGATAACAGTTTTAAATCCTTTTAAAGTTAAAAATTTTGTCAGCTTTTTAAAAGATAAAAAAATTGATATAATGTTTTCAAATATGTCTCAGGACTTAAAATTTGGTGGAATCACCGGTAAATTAGCCGGCCTAGAGAGAATTATTTATCGGCGTGGTAGTGCTATACCAATTAAAAATAGATTTTATAATAAATATTTATTAACAGAATGTGTAACAGATATTATTGCTAATTCTAAATCAACAAAAGAAACTATTTTGCGCAACACTTCTCACTGGTTAAATGAAGGGAAAATTGAATTAATTTATAATGGGATAGATTTAGATAAAATAGATAAGGGTTTAGAAAATGCAGTAAATTTAAAGCAAGAATTTGGAATTGCTGATGACAATATAATAATTGGTAATATAGGTCGTTTAAGTTATCAAAAAGGGCATGAATTTTTGATCGAAGCCGTAGAATTACTAAAGCAGGAAAGAGAAGATTTTGTTGTTTTAATAATTGGAGATGGCGAAAGAGAAGAGGAAATAAAAAAACTGGTTAAAGAAAAAAAAATAGAAGACCATATAGTTTTTACAGGATTTAGAGATGATGTATATAGTCTTTTGCCTGGTTTAGATTTTTTAGTACATACAGCACGCTGGGAAGGCTTTGGTTTTGTAATTGCCGAAGCAATGGCAGCAGGACTGCCTGTTGTGAGTACTGATGTCAGTAATATTTCTGAAATCGTTGTTGAGGGTGAAACTGGTTATTTAGCTGAAGCTGGAAATAGTGAAGATATAGCTGCTAAGATGTTAAAAATGATAGAGCAAAAAAATAAAAATAATTTTGGGATAAGAGGTAGGGAAGTTATAGAAGAAAATTTTACACTGGAGATAATGATAGAAAGAATAAAGAGATTTTTGGAGGCTTAA
- a CDS encoding glycosyltransferase family 9 protein translates to MQENKGEKILITRLSAIGDVIHALPVAYALRQKYPEAQIDWLVEAKAYPLVKLNPYLDNVILLPRKQWREMLSRDFIGAVRSFFKFFKKMKKENYDINLDLHGLFKSALSSFLIKPGLRIGPADGRELSTLFYQAKIDIPDKKMHKIERNLHLASALDAETDEVNYGLKMTPIIKSRVSRLFETENVDQNKKLVVINPFTTWESKNWFLERYFQLANEFIKSGYYVIFTGAPGDKEAIDSFESLDEASYCNLAAKTNLEELTEVYNRASLYIGGDTGPTHLAAAVGLNVISLMGPTDPDTHGPYGEGHTVIQDNSLECIRCWDKHCSRKMQCMKSITVDQVLRISKKKLEL, encoded by the coding sequence ATGCAGGAGAATAAAGGAGAAAAGATTTTAATTACAAGGCTTAGTGCTATAGGAGATGTTATTCATGCATTACCTGTAGCTTATGCTTTAAGACAAAAATATCCTGAAGCTCAAATTGATTGGTTAGTTGAAGCTAAGGCTTATCCACTTGTTAAATTGAATCCCTATCTAGATAATGTTATTTTATTACCTCGTAAACAGTGGAGGGAAATGTTAAGCCGTGATTTTATAGGAGCAGTAAGATCCTTTTTTAAGTTTTTTAAAAAAATGAAAAAGGAAAATTATGATATCAATCTTGATCTCCATGGACTATTCAAGAGTGCTTTAAGTTCTTTTCTGATTAAACCTGGGCTCAGAATTGGTCCTGCTGATGGCAGAGAATTAAGCACCTTGTTTTATCAGGCAAAGATAGATATTCCAGATAAAAAAATGCATAAAATTGAAAGAAATCTACATTTAGCTTCTGCTTTAGATGCAGAAACTGATGAAGTCAACTATGGCTTGAAAATGACTCCAATTATTAAAAGTAGGGTCAGTCGTTTATTTGAAACAGAAAATGTTGATCAGAATAAAAAGCTAGTAGTAATTAATCCTTTTACAACCTGGGAGTCTAAAAACTGGTTTTTGGAGCGTTATTTTCAGCTGGCTAATGAATTTATTAAGTCGGGTTATTATGTTATTTTTACTGGTGCGCCTGGAGATAAAGAGGCTATTGATAGCTTTGAATCTCTTGATGAAGCTAGTTATTGCAATCTAGCAGCTAAGACTAATTTAGAGGAGTTAACAGAAGTTTACAATAGAGCTTCGTTATATATTGGTGGAGATACAGGACCAACTCATTTGGCAGCTGCAGTCGGCTTAAATGTTATTTCGCTGATGGGGCCAACTGATCCTGATACTCATGGGCCTTATGGTGAAGGCCATACCGTAATTCAAGATAACAGTTTAGAATGTATTCGCTGCTGGGATAAACACTGCAGCCGCAAAATGCAGTGTATGAAGTCTATAACAGTGGATCAGGTTTTAAGAATTTCAAAGAAAAAATTAGAGCTTTAA